The Treponema sp. Marseille-Q3903 genomic interval AGATTGAAAACGCAATTTCCGAAGCGACGTCAAAATTCAATCTTTATAAAAACCGTTCTGACTTGTCGTATATAAACTCAAACGAAAAAGGCTCTGCCGCAAAACTTTTGTCGCAACTGAGGCGTTCAGATTCGGATAACCTCATCACATCTTACGAATCAAAACCTGTGCAGCGTTACAAACTTTTTATAACGCTTTCATTGCTTTCCTTTATTTTGAGCTACATCGTTACTGAAATTAATTTCTCAAAATTTATAAAAAAATCTCTGCCTGCAGAATTCCTGGCACTCATTGTAACGCTTTCAGGCTGCGGCTCAGATACAGTTAAAATTTTTGATGGAACTTATTCATATCACAAAAAAGACTACCGACACTCAATATCATGTTTTATCGACGTTTCCGAAAATGCTCTTTCTATGGAAAATCAACAGACTTTAGATTTTGCTCTCTACGATTTAGGCACGGTATATGCGATGATTGGAGAAAACCCTGTGGCGATTGAACAGTTTGCAAAAATTTCAGAAGAAGCTCCATCAAATGTACGATACGCAGCATTTTACAACGCAGGAGTTTTATCATACAAAGCCGGAAATTACGAAGATGCTCAAAAATATTTTAGAAAAGCGCTCGAGACAAATAGCGCAAAGATAGAAGCCAAAATAAATTTTGAGCTCTCGGCTAAACAAGCAGAAGAGGCCTCTAAAAAAAATGAAAACGAATCGATTCAGGCGCAAGCCCACGAGTCAAACATCCCAGACCTTGAAAAAGCAGTTTTTAAACACATAAAGGAGAACGATCAAAAGCAATGGAAAAACAGCGAATCGCAACCGTCAGAAATTTCTACAGAAGATTATTAACTGTAACTGCATTTTTGATTTTCTTTTCAAGCAGTCTGTTTTCTCAAAATGTAAATTACAACAATCTCATCATAAAGCATGCAGAAAACCAAAATTTGTTTACAAACACTGATTTAAAATTTCTGGTGAAAATTGCAGATGTAAAACCTTCACAGATTCAAGTTTTATCTTCAATGAGCAGACAAAATGTGACATATCGTTCAATAAAAAAGACAGAAGTTTTTGATGAAAGTGGAAATTTTGGAACGGAAATCGAAATTTGGCTTTCTTTCGACAAAAAAGGAATCTACAATCAGCTTTCTCTCCCTGTGATGATAAAAACCAGGCGACGAAACTTAGCATTTGAATCAATTGAGATTACAGAAGACCCCTCAAAAAAAAGTCCGCTTATTACAATCAAATTTTCAAACGGATACGAAGTGTATTCTGACCAGCCGCCGGAAAAAAATCCGATATTCAATGCAAAAATCGGAGAAAAAATCACTTTTACTGTTTACCTGCAATACATAAATCAACTTGTTCAATTAAACTGGGATCTTCCACAAAATTCGATTTTTACACGAACTGAAGAATACGAAATCACTGAGATAAAATACCGCGAACGAACATATACGCATGACTTAATTCCGGTGTCAACATTCGAATGGACTGGACTTGCACCCGGAGAACAGCAATTTCCAAAAATAAAACTTTCAGCTATGGATTATAACGGCTACAGGACAGACCTTTTAACGCCTAAATTTTCTATCAATTTTACGGAAAACGAAACATCATCTAAAAAAAACGAACCCGACATTTTCAAAGACGCTTTTACTTCTTTTGATTCTGAAGCAAATGACATTTTTGAAGATGATATCACAGACGAGACTTGCCGAAAGCTCGCCGATTTGTATTACAAAGAACAGATATCTTTTTTCGGATTTAAAAATGCGCATGAAAAACGAATTGAGCTTGAAAATAAAATAGGAGTTCCATCGACTGCCCAAAACAGCATTCCCATCATCTATATTTGCATCTTGCTCACCTTGTGCATTACGTTCACTGTTTTTGTTGTCGTATTTATAATTAAAAAAAGGAACTTGCTTTTGATTATTTTTATCGCATTGTTGTCGTCTTCTGTTATCGCGCTCGGGATGGGCATTGCAAAACGGTTTCAAAGTTACGGAATATGCAAAGGCTGTATGATTTATTCAATTCCATCAGAAAATGCGGAAGCGTTCTCGGAAATTGGAGCTGGCAACAGAGTTTTGATAACAGAACATGCTGGTTCGTGGATAAACATTCAGCTCGGAGATAGCAGCGGCTGGTGTAAAAAAGACGACATCATCGAAATAAAGAGGTGATTTTATGGACATGAATGATATTTTAAATCGATGGGCAGATATTCAATCTCAAAAGAACCTGAAACAAAAAGAAAGCGGCAAAAACAAAGTGTCTAGCAAAAAGGCAAATGCTCCAACTCCCGAAGAAAAAGCGCTCGCTGCCGAAAAAGATTTTGAGGCAAAAATCAATGCGGAAAATTCAAAGCAAATAAACCCGATTGAATTGTGGCTTCGTCGTTACGGAACTGTTGACAAAGACAAGGTTTCCGAAGATCAGGAACGCCGCACAACTCAAATGGACAGGAATTATCTTATAAATATGAGACCCGAAGCTCGTCTTGATTTGCACGGACTCCATCAAGATGAAGCCGAAATCGCTCTCAATAATTTTATCGAAAAGTGTTCAAAAAGCGGAATTCGCAAAGTTATTGTTGTACACGGCAAAGGGATTCACACGACAGGAACAGATCCTGTGCTCGGAAAGCTTGTGCGCAGGTTTATCGAAAACGACAAAAGGTGCGGAATGTCGGGGCATCCAAAGTCAAAGCAAGATGGCGGAAGCGGAGCAACGTGGATTATTCTAAAAAACTGAGTTTGCTAAAAAGCGGCAGATGGTCTGAATACCCTTTCCCATTGTAAATTTTATAACTATTCGGCACGGAATCTTCATTAGCCCACGGACTTTCCGCAATAGAACGGAAATCCGAAATCTCTACATTTCCAATGCAAAAAATGTTGTCGATATATTCCCATGAATTTTTATAAAAATAACTGCCGGTTTCGTATTTATATTTCCCATTTTCATCGAGCCACGGATTATAAGCACAGATGTTCTCTCCGTCTGCTCCAAGAGTATTGCTTCCCCTCAAAACAACGTTGCTTAATCCTTTTCTTGATTTTTTACAGACAAAATCGGCAGCATTGCGGTTGAAGTCTCCACAAGCGATTATCGCACTTTTTGAATCTGCTTTGTAGATATTTTCAATTCGCCCAGCCAAAATCATCTCTTGCCAGTTGCGCCAAACTTCAGTTTCTTCTGCACCGCCGCTTTTTGATTTCCAATGATTTACAAAAAGCACAAGATTGTGCCCATTCACATCTACAGTAACTTGAATGATAGGTCGAGACGCTGGTTGTGCTTTCTTTTCGCTTTTTATCAGCATAGAATGGAGTTTCATATCTCTTAGGGCAAATCTTGAAAAAACTGCACAACCGATTGCAGTCCCTTTCGTTTTAGAAAAACAC includes:
- a CDS encoding Smr/MutS family protein — translated: MDMNDILNRWADIQSQKNLKQKESGKNKVSSKKANAPTPEEKALAAEKDFEAKINAENSKQINPIELWLRRYGTVDKDKVSEDQERRTTQMDRNYLINMRPEARLDLHGLHQDEAEIALNNFIEKCSKSGIRKVIVVHGKGIHTTGTDPVLGKLVRRFIENDKRCGMSGHPKSKQDGGSGATWIILKN
- a CDS encoding endonuclease/exonuclease/phosphatase family protein, whose protein sequence is MKYFKFVFAPFYFCVVFLFMCSFCACSKKNFTGRCDSFTFACWNVQTFFDAETDGTEYNDYKNMAKWSKEKYSERLRRLCEVMTTLNPDVFVLEEIENSAVVQDIANSLAGNSWHSKKVWQYACFSKTKGTAIGCAVFSRFALRDMKLHSMLIKSEKKAQPASRPIIQVTVDVNGHNLVLFVNHWKSKSGGAEETEVWRNWQEMILAGRIENIYKADSKSAIIACGDFNRNAADFVCKKSRKGLSNVVLRGSNTLGADGENICAYNPWLDENGKYKYETGSYFYKNSWEYIDNIFCIGNVEISDFRSIAESPWANEDSVPNSYKIYNGKGYSDHLPLFSKLSFLE